A window from Halomicrobium urmianum encodes these proteins:
- a CDS encoding NAD-dependent epimerase/dehydratase family protein, with amino-acid sequence MTVLVTGAFGGSGRWIVDRLAREGREVVAVDQRRGRSDHGDVVARQADLTDRGDVYDLCLEFEPDDVVHWGAIPDPTSHAGGHVFENNVMGAYNVLDAAGRVGADVVWASSESAYGFPFAAETPLPDYLPVDEDHPFRPEDPYGTSKVVGEDVAEMVVRRDGIDVASIRPSWIQYPGEYLCLDNEPMEAGDGNFWSYVDVRDIVDSVVAAMDADLDGHEPFLIAAADNYVGRPTADLVEEFFGELPDDCDLTGDESAMSSAKAQDLLDWEPSHSWREAEDEDVEGPAVYAE; translated from the coding sequence GGACGGTGGATCGTGGACCGACTCGCTCGTGAGGGCCGCGAGGTCGTCGCCGTCGACCAGCGTCGCGGCCGCAGCGACCACGGCGACGTCGTCGCCCGCCAGGCCGACCTGACCGACCGCGGCGACGTCTACGACCTCTGTCTGGAGTTCGAGCCCGACGACGTCGTCCACTGGGGCGCCATTCCGGACCCGACCAGCCACGCCGGCGGCCACGTCTTCGAGAACAACGTCATGGGCGCGTACAACGTCCTCGACGCCGCGGGACGCGTCGGTGCCGACGTCGTCTGGGCCTCCTCCGAGAGCGCCTACGGCTTCCCGTTCGCCGCGGAGACGCCGCTGCCCGACTACCTCCCCGTCGACGAGGACCATCCGTTCCGCCCCGAGGACCCCTACGGGACCTCCAAGGTGGTCGGCGAGGACGTCGCCGAGATGGTCGTCCGCCGCGACGGGATCGACGTGGCCTCCATCCGTCCCTCGTGGATCCAGTACCCCGGCGAGTACCTGTGCCTCGACAACGAACCCATGGAGGCCGGCGACGGCAACTTCTGGAGCTACGTCGACGTCCGGGACATCGTCGACAGCGTCGTCGCCGCGATGGACGCCGACCTCGACGGCCACGAGCCGTTCCTGATCGCTGCGGCGGACAACTACGTCGGCCGCCCGACCGCCGACCTCGTCGAGGAGTTCTTCGGCGAGTTGCCCGATGACTGCGACCTGACCGGCGACGAGTCGGCCATGTCCAGCGCGAAGGCGCAGGACCTGCTCGACTGGGAGCCCAGCCACTCCTGGCGCGAGGCCGAGGACGAGGACGTCGAGGGGCCGGCCGTCTACGCGGAGTAG